The Oscillospiraceae bacterium genome has a segment encoding these proteins:
- a CDS encoding glycosyltransferase, whose amino-acid sequence MNQKKKVLIVNDPLQYGGSDIVAVRLQQGLNTEEFDCTYCLRYEEPGPMEPEIAATGVRILHQPDDQLSYRRSYRYYKALFAKEQFNIVHCHLPFYSGIVLAAAKWAGVPKRVAHAHFSQPLEYAHSPISRLVANLYRWVMRHVVSATATDIIGCSQAAGEYLAGKRGFAKKGVVLNNGIDSEKYRLSDAKRAAVRRALGVEDQIVLGHIGQMYYVKNHGYLLEVYAAFHRAHKNSTLLLVSDGPDREALEQRAQDLGIRDSVQFLGFRTDIPELLMAMDCFVFPSIHEGFPLTLIEAQAAQLPCVVSDTITPTVKLTEALQFASIEAQPEEWVKKIETALRIDRHTISRDRVVEDFDIARVCKKLEQIYLRK is encoded by the coding sequence ATGAACCAAAAGAAAAAAGTATTGATCGTAAATGACCCTTTGCAATACGGCGGCTCGGATATTGTGGCCGTGCGGTTGCAGCAGGGATTGAATACAGAAGAATTTGACTGCACCTATTGTCTGCGATATGAAGAACCGGGTCCCATGGAGCCTGAGATCGCTGCCACCGGTGTGCGTATTTTGCACCAGCCGGACGATCAGCTTTCCTACCGGCGCAGCTATCGTTATTACAAAGCGTTGTTTGCAAAGGAGCAGTTTAACATTGTGCACTGCCACCTGCCTTTTTACAGCGGCATTGTGCTTGCGGCGGCAAAGTGGGCCGGTGTCCCTAAGCGTGTGGCGCATGCACATTTTTCACAGCCGCTGGAATATGCCCATTCGCCCATAAGTCGGCTTGTTGCCAACTTGTACCGTTGGGTTATGCGCCATGTGGTCAGCGCCACTGCAACGGATATTATTGGGTGCAGTCAGGCGGCAGGCGAATATTTGGCAGGCAAGCGTGGCTTTGCCAAAAAAGGTGTGGTGCTCAATAACGGCATTGACTCGGAAAAGTATCGTTTGTCCGATGCAAAGCGCGCTGCCGTGCGCCGTGCGTTAGGCGTAGAGGACCAAATCGTTTTGGGTCATATCGGCCAGATGTATTATGTAAAAAACCACGGCTATTTGTTAGAGGTGTATGCCGCTTTTCATCGTGCGCATAAGAATAGTACCTTGCTGCTGGTCAGCGATGGCCCAGATAGGGAGGCACTTGAGCAGAGAGCGCAGGATCTGGGTATTCGGGACAGCGTGCAGTTCTTAGGTTTTCGTACAGATATACCGGAGCTGCTGATGGCCATGGACTGCTTTGTGTTTCCGTCTATTCACGAGGGCTTCCCACTGACACTGATCGAAGCCCAGGCGGCGCAGCTGCCCTGTGTGGTGTCAGACACCATTACGCCTACAGTGAAGCTCACCGAGGCGTTGCAGTTTGCCTCTATTGAGGCGCAACCGGAAGAATGGGTAAAAAAAATTGAAACGGCGTTGCGTATCGACCGCCACACCATTTCCCGCGATCGGGTGGTCGAGGACTTTGATATTGCCCGGGTGTGCAAAAAATTGGAGCAAATTTATTTGCGTAAATAA
- a CDS encoding EpsG family protein encodes MLGLSALTWFVIIVAGYALLLLILPREYMWIPFVAVVVAMTVLAYHIVPDETDDLYRYYGMLDIMREQGKAGLDYIVNLNWYNWKTYITFRYYFYFLSFFPNNRYVAAVTMFIVYALMFLVMYKAAQRYQVSKGYVLLGTLFFLSTYWFYDTASGIRNGLAFAIVIACAYYHLAEKRNIILCLFGYVAACLLHSSPILPVALVLLTLLTMKFNSKFINVVMILGLAVGGAFIQFIAEKSDNEFILSIAEKSENNTEAVRLNTSTGFLVNIVTLVIVLLVIWYFSVYFVRDKETDPIYRFYRYCSTTAFFMIGCLFSSLIFLRFARWILPIMGAVLFMVGMQKQADFVKKQPPNFIYTGEKKMVLRVRTQGAMLLVYFAYICVHFLYACVGSSLIWMHF; translated from the coding sequence ATGTTAGGATTATCTGCACTTACATGGTTTGTGATCATTGTTGCAGGCTATGCGCTGCTGCTTTTGATTTTGCCAAGAGAATATATGTGGATCCCGTTTGTTGCGGTTGTGGTGGCCATGACGGTTTTGGCCTATCACATTGTGCCGGATGAAACGGACGATCTGTATCGCTATTACGGTATGCTGGATATTATGCGAGAGCAGGGGAAGGCCGGTTTGGACTATATCGTCAATCTGAACTGGTACAACTGGAAGACATACATTACATTTCGCTATTATTTCTATTTCCTCAGCTTTTTTCCCAACAACCGCTATGTGGCTGCGGTGACCATGTTTATCGTTTATGCCTTAATGTTCCTGGTGATGTACAAAGCAGCCCAGCGCTATCAGGTGAGCAAAGGCTATGTGCTGCTGGGTACACTGTTTTTTCTGTCTACCTACTGGTTTTATGATACAGCGTCCGGCATTCGTAACGGACTGGCCTTTGCCATTGTGATCGCCTGCGCTTATTATCATTTGGCAGAAAAGCGCAATATCATCCTGTGCCTGTTTGGTTATGTGGCGGCGTGTCTGCTCCATTCCTCACCGATTTTGCCGGTGGCGTTGGTGTTGTTGACCTTATTGACCATGAAGTTTAACAGCAAGTTTATCAATGTGGTTATGATCTTGGGACTGGCTGTTGGTGGTGCGTTTATCCAATTTATTGCTGAAAAATCAGACAATGAATTCATACTTTCTATTGCTGAAAAGTCTGAAAATAATACAGAAGCAGTACGACTAAATACAAGTACAGGCTTTTTGGTTAATATCGTCACCTTAGTAATTGTGCTGCTCGTGATTTGGTACTTCTCTGTCTATTTTGTGCGGGATAAAGAGACAGATCCCATCTATCGCTTTTATCGCTACTGCTCCACCACTGCGTTTTTCATGATCGGCTGTCTGTTCAGTTCCCTGATCTTTTTGCGCTTTGCCCGGTGGATCCTGCCGATCATGGGCGCTGTGCTCTTTATGGTGGGTATGCAAAAGCAAGCGGATTTTGTGAAGAAGCAACCGCCTAATTTTATTTACACCGGTGAGAAGAAAATGGTGCTGCGTGTGCGTACCCAAGGCGCCATGCTGCTTGTCTACTTTGCTTATATCTGCGTGCATTTTTTGTATGCTTGCGTAGGAAGTTCATTGATTTGGATGCATTTTTAA
- a CDS encoding DUF1919 domain-containing protein, with protein MKQKIIDFWKNSAILSQITKAENRYFRRRCENTHYTILTPNCMAGLIYSRLGEPFYSPTINTSMQNEDFIKFLSDLDYYLAQDVQEWVDDTVDYPVGIIRGRTPEDDVRVNFVHYPSFAVGREKWNTRKKRIDPNNLYVIVCDIDDIYEKDYRRVGRLSAAQLERLERVPCANLALLTSHKDRTQSYAHYIKPDYGRPYPLVYMNRDALGLNGFERHFDFVGFLNHRNEPKEKSIDRK; from the coding sequence ATGAAACAAAAGATTATTGATTTTTGGAAGAACTCAGCAATTTTAAGTCAAATCACAAAGGCGGAAAACCGATATTTTCGCCGCCGCTGTGAGAACACCCACTATACCATTTTGACCCCCAACTGTATGGCCGGTTTGATTTACAGTCGACTGGGCGAGCCGTTTTACTCGCCAACCATCAATACCAGTATGCAGAATGAGGACTTTATCAAGTTCCTGTCCGATCTGGATTACTATTTGGCACAGGATGTGCAGGAATGGGTGGACGATACGGTGGATTACCCTGTGGGTATTATACGCGGGCGCACCCCGGAGGACGATGTACGGGTAAACTTTGTACATTACCCCTCCTTTGCCGTCGGTCGGGAAAAGTGGAATACCCGTAAAAAGCGCATTGATCCCAATAATCTCTATGTGATCGTGTGCGATATTGATGATATTTATGAGAAGGATTACCGCCGCGTGGGGCGCTTGTCTGCGGCGCAGCTGGAGCGGCTGGAGCGCGTGCCTTGTGCCAACCTGGCCCTGCTTACCAGCCATAAAGACCGTACCCAGTCCTATGCGCATTATATTAAGCCGGATTACGGCCGACCGTATCCGCTGGTGTATATGAACAGGGACGCACTGGGATTAAACGGCTTTGAACGGCATTTTGATTTTGTAGGATTTTTGAACCATCGCAATGAACCAAAAGAAAAAAGTATTGATCGTAAATGA